One segment of Mastomys coucha isolate ucsf_1 unplaced genomic scaffold, UCSF_Mcou_1 pScaffold23, whole genome shotgun sequence DNA contains the following:
- the Cep295 gene encoding centrosomal protein of 295 kDa isoform X4, translated as MAEVTRAEPWLSRRSPNGCWVAGRVRVPVCRETRPHTLSDTLYLKYSEMKRKVMNAKLRLSPNEEAFILKEDYERRRKLRLLQVREQERGIAFQIREGVKQRRSQQVSHLAEELRAKWEEAQSQKIQNLEKLYLASLRHMGDGHRQAKENEPDLDALSRRAAERKGKAEVRHKEALKVQKNQKEMLMKQKTRHIKARKEAVLVEKQRSAKMARLPPPVPSPFENIDVNRIPSLKTNSSTYHHISTFVSRQMDTEQPDAHLAAEEEARRVERLRKQAAQERMEQFERAHVRGCQAMKKIHLAQNQERLMEELKQLQKEDLARRRQTVAQMPPQLLELPYRRNEMKEDWQRELEFAFEDMYNADRKVKGNLILHLKPEPLPTMSDQLQDEELDLSVEGENEGETENPQVPDTAVICPSGTVPLATKTQQIPSRLLFKRLLSKIRSQKSLWTIKSISEDEGEVTASISESESKIPSMDSGSITTEERTAPFEQEQVMDSERLTIESGPLSSEDKPFSYKVGTGKEQAMASSPPATTVAQSSVLLHPQEEAVRIRMSLRHKQIMEIEEQKQKQLELLEQIEQQKLRLETDCFRAQLEEQRKKADQLEVCPAPMSHAMISDEDCHRQMIRNYQHQLLQQNRLHKQTIETARKRLLEYQTVLKERCPSMSAAILIPDSVVSRPPQQSQKPAASSDYGDPSQRLKLSPSKYQPVKPTQIPTLEQTHIQVPREGHIPQRQGKIAGSEMLAEQSVKSQERQWQFSQVETHQRDYELVLKDSHSLSRTLSYVRPQILQDAGEISKPPRAIICQSLDSQQISSEDSENISSKPTEPSSFLPLLPECPFTSLPVKLESGTIQKPFTTINQSVISQMRDQPLSSSETITAQKDDLRFLQEQLELQKKVLQARQEAQEKLLLCTQKELEQHTGLPVFLPSPVGNIFPSLPSASAESGNFQTSSTKSDATVSSDNMDRLWDSSQPISSRQTNLEFLQEQFSVEKDNLQARREAQEVLFAHTQSQLDKIVHSEQAGSSWPYQVAQQSFSSLTSVDTQSRKTQKQPLPMNKKGLLPNQTEVSRAQDGSSGFLQQTLPLQNTLRLLQEQLTLQRGMTQPRHDAQEELLLRKERCSTDSVAGPVNSLSSVVAQHLDASHAVSEIGPQKLQELYSSKKENTFLSSHLITPAVQEESPGFPQHSLPRQEHFTSLQEETHIQRVILGARKKNQEFAHKQNELERGLCSQQTGGALSSPSQVTEWELSQESVSARSDSTDPVSHFKIPGFQERLVRVSQRTFPLQDNFQEHQEWVNTEKESFQFSSQTRENTSSQQTGFSSFEPSLRLSSCVSLPSADSGITQQPLSTESDSKVKSSHLQIPELQHRLLKISQLIQPQQDSLKALQDQLATQREAIVHSRQEAHEETLREWKEKIFPEQVGPFSLLIPQRSLASFPVSDTERTQGLCSANSDTISSGYSEMLELPDRALGLSHTALPQQDNLTAHPEHLYAQTNSFHSTEKAQEGLVFPRLCKCEDMSAEHFIQPHHDDLKAVQQQLDMQRESIRSGQEIQEEMLLQRLNNLEQRVSCKQIGSSPFSSQVALPIANSEETLQSFPTKSDDAEMLRSHDEYLGFPQPLLPLQNSMTEQLNIEMVSHKELLLHKQKSQNKSDFPEHSLPALFLSKEIEHPFIPLPFAETKSKSICESYLSEKEHAAPNDAVITRFQDRLLSYSQPALTQQDNMSLQKQLNLQREALQTRQKAQEELLMQRQTFLQQHIQKHRETLKDFFNISQARNTTGENDLEMQKTEQLGGWFPHIQGLTWGDSGQGSSSGEQPHSADVYVEHGGKAEFYQERDPLRVSVSREQSFLGSPLAHDPFGCHQPPVQENSKSHDSAKTVKVKKSDVEDHAVLSRAISEEEEKEEEEEACTYLGPLVKPDDEAETQEISQEPLSSVTVSTGSFLSYEITDLSLTDPESFSEPTEHQEQESTNKQEETDPFSRAFPSIQIISQQQHSLGAHNSLLPTEEESTSDHAHVQQIIDKDIDEANLIPDKRDFQVPDVDLDFRELEHIFPHLHRQLFKPLEPHLDFDLSPGTSQEDRDFYQQSSESSSEKHVKALSTSTICFTALTASSHSPNSRLNQQLDVNLAHATTEGSEQSFQQLLPEFSSQESQHADLPSIYSIEARGTSRSMESHNYSEILQNKKKSIYLQPSTENLSPACSPSDTALFDQLHLQHSTPCGSTSSECSAKQLESREEMLHFEELSRRAVTMSQRLTEDENVVLPINPHVGRVEMETSVQGSNSLSIQNEKPIQNVIKTETTEAVRNVCQLAQAEHILKSESCPFRSPIPVWETETGYGIMEEPDLTLVSTSDISITETDLANLTLEDKEDELQSFQASVVLPTSSMETSVYGGVSELCVDQPTVAPSATPGSLQEAFMKRKKALLERSYQRQREIWNKTRLPQTKVSKEKLPTGYTGS; from the exons atactttatatttaaaatactcagaaatgaaaagaaaggtaaTGAATGCAAAACTGAGATTGAGCCCTAATGAAGAAGCCTTCATTTTGAAAGAAGATTATGAAAGAAGACGAAAATTAAGATTGTTACAG GTTCGAGAACAAGAAAGGGGCATTGCCTTCCAGATAAGAGAAGGCGTAAAACAGAGGCGAAGTCAGCAGGTTTCTCATTTGGCTGAGGAGCTAAGGGCAAAATGGGAAGAAGCACAAAGCCAGAAAATACAGAATTTGGAAAAACTATATTTGGCAAGTTTAAGACATATGGGAGACGGACATCGACAGGCTAAAGAAAAT GAACCTGACCTGGATGCTCTTTCTCGGCgggcagcagaaagaaaaggaaaagcagaagtgAGGCATAAAGAAGCCCTAAAAGTgcagaaaaatcaaaaagaaatgttaatgaaacagaaaacaag GCACATAAAAGCTCGAAAGGAAGCAGTGCTTGTGGAAAAACAGAGATCTGCTAAAATGGCCAGGCTGCCACCGCCTGTCCCATCTCCCTTTGAG AACATTGACGTAAACAGGATTCCTTCATTGAAAACCAACAGTTCCACCTACCATCATATTTCCACCTTTGTGAGTAGACAGATGGATACAGAGCAG CCAGATGCTCATTTGGCTGCTGAAGAAGAAGCTAGACGGGTGGAAAGACTACGAAAACAGGCGGCACAGGAGAGAATGGAACAGTTTGAAAGGGCACATGTGCGGGGATGCCAAGCCATGAAAAAGATCCACTTGGCCCAA AACCAGGAGCGATTGATGGAAGAACTTAAACAGCTGCAGAAAGAGGACCTGGCCCGTAGGAGGCAGACAGTGGCACAGATGCCGCCACAGCTGCTGGAGCTGCCATACCGACGGAATGAGATGAAGGAAGACTGGCAGAGAGAGCTGGAGTTTGCCTTTGAAGATATGTACAATGCAGATAGGA AGGTGAAAGGAAACCTGATTTTGCATCTTAAGCCAGAACCTTTGCCTACAATGTCTGATCAGCTCCAAGATGAAGAACTGGACCTTtcagtagaaggagaaaatgaaggtgAAACTGAGAACCCTCAGGTGCCAGACACTGCAGTAATATGTCCTAGTGGAACAG TGCCCTTGGcaacaaagacccaacaaatcCCCTCaagacttctttttaaaagattattaagCAAGATTCGAAGTCAAAAATCACTCTGGACAATTAAATCCATATCTGAGGATGAAGGTGAGGTGACTGCGAGCATCAGTGAGAGTGAGAGTAAAATACCAAGCATGGACTCAGGATCTATTACCACGGAGGAGAGGACAGCACCGTTTGAGCAGGAGCAAG TCATGGACAGTGAAAGGCTGACGATAGAATCTGGACCACTGAGCAGTGAAGATAAACCATTTTCCTACAAAGTGGGGACTGGAAAGGAACAAG CAATGGCTTCGTCTCCACCTGCCACAACTGTGGCTCAGAGTTCAGTCCTTCTTCATCCTCAGGAAGAAGCAGTCAGAATTCGAATGTCATTAAGGCATAAACAG ATAATGGAGATagaagagcagaagcagaagcagttgGAATTACTTGAACAAATTGAGCAACAGAAGTTAAGGTTAGAAACTGATTGTTTCCGGGCTCAACTggaagagcaaagaaagaaagctgatcAGCTTGAG gtatGCCCTGCTCCAATGTCACATGCTATGATTTCTGATGAAGACTGTCACAGGCAGATGATTCGTAACTATCAACATCAGCTTTTACAACAAAACAG GTTACACAAACAGACTATTGAAACTGCCAGGAAACGATTACTCGAATACCAAACTGTATTAAAAGAACGATGCCCATCCATGTCAGCCGCAATACTGATACCTGATTCTGTTGTGTCACGGCCCCCACAGCAATCCCAAAAGCCTGCTGCTTCTTCAGACTATGGGGATCCAAGCCAGAGACTGAAACTAAGTCCTAGCAAATATCAACCTGTGAAGCCCACACAGATCCCTACATTAGAGCAGACTCATATCCAGGTACCAAGAGAGGGTCACATTCCACAGAGGCAAGGAAAAATAGCTGGATCAGAGATGTTAGCTGAGCAGTCCGTGAAATCACAGGAACGTCAGTGGCAATTCTCTCAGGTGGAAACACATCAGAGAGACTATGAGCTTGTCCTTAAAGATTCTCATTCACTTTCAAGGACTTTGTCTTATGTTAGGCCACAAATATTACAAGATGCTGGAGAAATATCTAAACCACCGAGGGCAATAATTTGTCAAAGTTTAGATTCCCAACAGATATCATCAGAGGATAGTGAAAATATATCTTCTAAGCCAACGGAACCGTCTTCTTTTCTCCCACTGCTACCTGAATGCCCTTTTACTAGTCTCCCAGTTAAACTCGAATCTGGAACAATTCAGAAGCCCTTTACAACCATAAACCAGTCTGTAATCAGTCAAATGCGTGATCAGCCTTTGTCATCCTCAGAGACTATTACAGCTCAGAAGGACGACTTAAGGTTTCTTCAAGAACAATTAGAACTACAGAAGAAAGTTCTCCAGGCAAGACAAGAGGCTCAGGAAAAGCTGCTTTTATGTACACAGAAAGAACTGGAACAGCATACTGGTCTCCCAGTATTCCTCCCTTCACCAGTTGGAAATATATTTCCTTCACTGCCCTCTGCCTCAGCTGAATCAGGAAACTTCCAGACATCTTCAACAAAAAGTGATGCCACTGTTTCCTCTGACAATATGGACAGGCTTTGGGATTCTTCACAACCCATCTCATCACGGCAAACTAATTTAGAATTTCTCCAAGAGCAGTTCAGTGTTGAGAAGGATAACCTTCAGGCTAGGCGGGAAGCCCAGGAGGTCCTGTTTGCACATACACAGAGTCAGCTGGATAAAATTGTACATTCTGAACAGGCTGGGTCTTCTTggccatatcaggtggctcagcagtcatTTAGTTCACTAACATCAGTTGATACACAATCTAGAAAAACCCAGAAACAGCCTTTACCTATGAACAAGAAAGGGCTACTCCCAAACCAGACTGAAGTCTCAAGAGCTCAGGATGGATCTTCAGGTTTTTTACAGCAGACCCTACCTCTTCAGAATACTTTAAGGTTGCTTCAAGAACAGCTGACTCTACAGAGGGGTATGACTCAACCTAGACATGATGCTCAAGAGGAATTACTTTTACGTAAAGAAAGATGTTCAACAGACAGTGTGGCGGGGCCAGTAAATTCACTCTCCTCAGTGGTTGCTCAGCACTTAGATGCTTCACATGCAGTTTCAGAAATTGGGCCTCAGAAGCTCCAGGAACTGTATtcatctaagaaagaaaatacatttctctccaGTCATTTGATTACCCCAGCAGTTCAAGAGGAGTCTCCTGGCTTTCCACAGCACAGCCTGCCAAGACAAGAACATTTTACATCACTCCAGGAAGAGACACACATTCAGAGGGTTATACTtggtgctagaaaaaaaaatcaggaatttgCTCACAAACAAAACGAATTAGAAAGGGGACTGTGTTCTCAACAGACTGGTGGTGCCTTGTCTTCTCCATCCCAAGTAACTGAATGGGAACTATCCCAGGAGTCTGTATCAGCCAGAAGTGATAGTACGGATCCCGTAAGCCATTTTAAGATTCCAGGATTTCAGGAAAGACTAGTTAGAGTTTCACAGCGTACATTCCCTCTACAAGATAATTTCCAGGAACACCAAGAATGGgtaaacacagaaaaagagagctTTCAATTTAGTTCTCAAACTCGAGAAAATACATCTTCTCAACAGACAGGCTTTTCGTCCTTTGAACCCTCATTAAGACTGTCATCATGTGTATCCTTGCCATCTGCTGACTCAGGTATAACACAGCAACCTCTCTCAACAGAGAGTGACAGTAAAGTAAAATCAAGCCATCTTCAGATACCAGAACTGCAGCATAGACTTTTAAAGATATCCCAGCTCATCCAGCCTCAGCAAGACAGTTTGAAGGCCCTTCAAGATCAATTAGCTACACAAAGGGAAGCCATTGTCCACTCTAGACAAGAAGCTCATGAAGAAACACTaagagaatggaaggaaaaaatattCCCAGAGCAGGTTGGTCCATTTTCTCTCCTGATACCACAACGTTCACTTGCTTCATTCCCTGTTTCTGATACTGAAAGAACACAAGGACTGTGTTCAGCCAACAGTGACACCATATCTTCGGGTTATTCTGAGATGCTGGAATTGCCTGACAGGGCATTGGGTTTATCACATACTGCTTTACCTCAGCAGGATAATCTGACTGCACATCCAGAACACCTTTATGCACAGACAAATTCCTTTCATTCTACTGAGAAGGCCCAAGAAGGGTTGGTGTTTCCTAGACTATGTAAATGTGAAGATATGTCTGCTGAGCATTTTATCCAACCTCATCATGATGACTTAAAGGCAGTTCAACAGCAGTTAGATATGCAAAGGGAATCCATTAGATCTGGCCAGGAAATACAAGAGGAAATGCTTTTGCAAAGGTTAAACAACTTGGAGCAAAGGGTATCTTGCAAACAAAttggctcttctccattttcatcccaGGTAGCACTGCCCATTGCCAATTCTGAAGAGACCTTACAGTCTTTCCCAACCAAAAGTGATGATGCTGAGATGCTCAGGTCCCATGATGAGTATCTGGGCTTTCCAcagcctcttctgcctctgcagaATAGCATGACAGAGCAGTTGAACATAGAAATGGTATCTCATAAAGAACTGCTTTTACACAAACAAAAGAGCCAAAACAAAAGTGACTTTCCTGAGCATTCTCTCCCTGCTTTGTTTCTGTCCAAGGAAATAGAGCATCCATTCATTCCACTACCTTTTGCAGAAACCAAATCTAAAAGCATTTGTGAGTCATATTTATCTGAAAAGGAGCATGCAGCTCCTAATGATGCTGTGATCACAAGATTTCAGGACAGACTTTTAAGTTATTCCCAGCCTGCCTTAACTCAGCAAGATAACATGAGTCTTCAGAAGCAGCTGAATCTACAAAGAGAAGCTCTACAAACTAGGCAAAAAGCCCAAGAAGAATTGCTTATGCAGAGACAGACATTCTTACAGCAGCACatccaaaaacacagagagacTTTGAAAGATTTCTTTAATATCAGTCAG GCAAGAAATACCACAGGTGAGAATGATTTGGAAATGCAGAAGACAGAACAGCTTGGAGGGTGGTTTCCTCACATCCAAGGCCTTACTTGGGGAGACTCAGGTCAGGGGAGCTCTAGTGGTGAGCAGCCGCATTCAGCAGATGTCTATGTTGAGCATGGTG GAAAAGCAGAGTTTTACCAAGAACGAGACCCATTAAGGGTCTCCGTAAGCAGAGAACAAAGTTTCCTGGGGAGCCCACTAGCTCATGATCCGTTTGGTTGTCATCAACCACCTGTCCAAGAGAACAGCAAAAGCCATGACAGTGCTAAAACAG TTAAAGTCAAGAAATCTGATGTTGAGGATCATGCAGTATTGAGTCGTGCTatctcagaggaagaagaaaaagaagaagaagaagaagcatgtACATACCTGGGTCCACTTGTGAAGCCAGATGATGAG GCTGAAACACAAGAGATTTCTCAGGAGCCATTGTCTTCAGTAACTGTTTCTACTGGAAGCTTCTTAAGTTATGAAATCACAGATTTGAGCCTCACAGATCCAG agtcattttcaGAACCGACAGAGCATCAAGAACAAGAATCTACCAATAAGCAGGAAGAGACTGATCCTTTTAGTCGTGCATTCCCTTCAATACAAATTATTTCTCAGCAGCAGCACTCCTTAGGTGCTCATAACTCTCTGTTGCCCACGGAGGAAGAAAGTACATCTGATCATGCACATGTTCAACAGATCATAGACAAGGATATAGATGAAGCAAATTTGATACCTGATAAAAGAGACTTTCAgg TTCCAGATGTGGACCTTGACTTTCGAGAATTGGAACACATATTTCCACACTTGCACCGTCAGCTCTTTAAACCCTTAGAACCACATCTAGATTTTGACTTATCCCCTGGGACTTCTCAAGAAGACAGAGACTTTTACCAG CAGAGCTCAGAATCTTCATCTGAAAAACATGTTAAGGCATTGTCCACAAGCACAATCTGTTTCACAGCACTGACGGCCAGCTCGCATTCTCCTAACTCAAGGCTGAACCAACAACTTGATGTTAACCTGGCTCATGCTACAACTGAGG gatCTGAACAGTCTTTTCAGCAGCTCCTACCAGAATTCTCTTCACAGGAAAGCCAGCATGCTGATCTACCCAGCATTTATAGCATTGAAGCAAGAGGTACTTCCCGAAGCATGGAAAGCCACAACTATTctgaaatattacaaaataagaaaaaaagtatcTATCTCCAGCCCTCAACAGagaatttgagtccagcctgcAGTCCATCTGATACTGCTCTATTTGATCAGTTACACCTGCAGCACAGTACTCCGTGTGGTTCCACCTCTAGTGAGTGCTCAGCAAAACAattagaaagcagagaagaaatgcTGCATTTTGAAGAGCTGTCAAGAAGAGCGGTTACAATGTCACAAAGACTGACTGAAGATGAAAATGTAGTTCTACCTATAAATCCACATGTAGGAAGAGTGGAGATGGAGACTTCAGTTCAGGGGTCTAATTCATTGAGCATTCAAAATGAAAAGCCAATTCAGAACGTCATTAAAACTGAAACTACAGAAGCTGTTAGAAATGTATGTCAGCTAGCACAAGCAGAGCACATATTAAAATCTGAGTCCTGTCCATTTCGGAGCCCTATTCCAGTCTGG gaaacagaaactgGCTATGGTATAATGGAAGA